One segment of Capnocytophaga sp. oral taxon 878 DNA contains the following:
- a CDS encoding alpha-amylase, with product MKYYSILLAGILAISCTKKENNEPVVQNVNPMDLTKIDNGNRVMMQTFYWDVEPRQQWWNTITPKLSDWKANGVDRIWLPPASKGASGGYSMGYDPSDYFDFGEYDQHGTVKTRFGSRAELEALIAKAHQEGLEVIADIVINHCNGGGEEVNPYKNNEKTKTLFDKTHGNASEKFNRNYEHFHPNATEASDEGGEFFLDLAHKVPYVQGWLWKNEESVAKYYKNTMKFDGWRFDYVKGFGSWVIRDWMQSVGGFGVGELWDGNAETLKKWVDAAGISAFDFACYYAIEKALDSQKDMHHLMSNQYPMLRTLRPEKAVTFVGSHDLDDRSDVHPNNTIAKDKKLMAYAYILTHSGYPCIFYTDYENTANKAKIQRLMLINRSLAVGEEKFHLASNTEYVASRLGDAKSPGLVLFLNNSNAAAERTITTHFKGKTLIDYTGNSVERFATDGNGQVTLKVPANSYTIWSVGE from the coding sequence ATGAAATATTACAGTATACTATTGGCAGGGATTTTAGCTATTTCCTGCACAAAGAAGGAAAATAATGAGCCTGTGGTTCAGAATGTGAATCCTATGGATCTTACAAAGATAGACAATGGGAATAGGGTAATGATGCAGACCTTTTATTGGGATGTGGAACCGAGGCAACAGTGGTGGAATACTATTACCCCTAAACTTAGTGACTGGAAGGCGAATGGGGTAGACCGTATTTGGCTACCGCCTGCTAGCAAAGGAGCTTCGGGGGGATACTCGATGGGGTATGACCCTTCGGACTATTTTGATTTTGGTGAGTATGACCAGCATGGTACTGTGAAGACTCGGTTTGGCTCACGTGCTGAACTTGAGGCTCTTATTGCTAAGGCTCATCAGGAGGGGCTGGAGGTGATAGCTGATATTGTTATCAACCATTGTAATGGAGGTGGTGAGGAGGTAAATCCTTATAAAAATAATGAGAAAACTAAAACCTTATTTGATAAAACACATGGGAATGCTTCGGAGAAGTTCAATCGTAATTATGAGCATTTTCACCCTAATGCTACTGAGGCATCGGATGAGGGGGGAGAATTCTTTTTAGATCTTGCTCATAAAGTGCCTTATGTGCAAGGGTGGCTGTGGAAGAATGAAGAATCGGTGGCTAAATACTACAAGAATACTATGAAGTTTGACGGCTGGCGTTTTGACTATGTAAAGGGTTTTGGTAGCTGGGTGATTAGAGACTGGATGCAATCTGTAGGTGGTTTTGGGGTAGGTGAGCTTTGGGATGGCAATGCTGAGACGCTTAAAAAATGGGTAGATGCGGCTGGTATTTCGGCTTTTGATTTTGCTTGTTATTATGCTATAGAAAAGGCTTTGGATAGCCAAAAGGATATGCATCATTTGATGAGCAATCAGTATCCTATGTTGCGCACTTTGCGCCCTGAAAAGGCTGTTACTTTTGTGGGTAGTCATGATTTGGATGACAGGAGTGATGTTCACCCCAATAATACAATTGCTAAGGATAAGAAGCTAATGGCTTATGCTTATATTCTTACGCATAGTGGTTATCCTTGTATTTTCTACACTGATTATGAAAATACGGCTAACAAGGCTAAAATACAAAGGTTAATGCTTATTAACCGTAGTTTGGCTGTGGGGGAAGAGAAATTTCATTTGGCTTCGAACACTGAATATGTGGCTTCGAGATTGGGGGATGCTAAGAGTCCTGGGTTGGTGTTGTTTTTGAACAATAGCAATGCTGCTGCTGAGCGGACTATTACTACGCATTTTAAAGGGAAAACTTTAATAGATTATACTGGTAACTCTGTAGAGCGTTTTGCTACTGATGGGAATGGACAGGTTACTTTGAAGGTGCCGGCTAATAGCTATACTATATGGTCGGTAGGGGAGTAG